The Meriones unguiculatus strain TT.TT164.6M chromosome 1, Bangor_MerUng_6.1, whole genome shotgun sequence genome has a segment encoding these proteins:
- the LOC110542617 gene encoding olfactory receptor 9Q1-like: MGKVNLTLVTEFLLIAFTEHPEQRLPLFHLFLFFYLFTLLGNSGMIVLIRIDRRLHTPMYFLLSHLSLMDVCYSSVTVPQTMAVLLEQGAVLSYARCVTQFFLFTFFGSIDCYLLALMAYDRYVAVCRPLFYVTIMTQKALLSFVAGAYVAGLFSALVRTISAFTLSFCGNNEIDFIFCDLPPLLKLTCGESYIQELVIIVFAIFVIPACMVVIVVSYLFIIVAILRMPSAGGRAKTFSTCASHLTAVSLFFGTLIFMYLRDNSGQASEKDRVVSVFYTTVIPMLNPLIYSLRNKEVKEALRKVLRRVKTS, translated from the coding sequence ATGGGCAAGGTGAACCTCACTTTGGTGACAGAGTTCCTCCTCATAGCATTCACTGAACACCCAGAGCAGCGACTCCCTCTCTTCCATCTGTTCTTATTTTTCTATCTCTTCACTTTGCTGGGGAACTCAGGCATGATCGTTTTGATCCGCATAGATCGTAGGCTCCACACCCCGATGTACTtcctgctaagccacctctcccTCATGGACGTCTGCTACTCCTCTGTTACTGTTCCTCAGACGATGGCCGTGCTGTTGGAGCAAGGGGCAGTTTTATCCTATGCCCGCTGTGTTACTCAGTTtttcttgtttactttctttggCTCCATTGATTGCTACCTCTTGGCCctcatggcctatgaccgctatgtggcagTGTGCCGACCTTTGTTTTACGTGACTATCATGACGCAGAAAGCCCTTTTAAGTTTTGTGGCTGGGGCTTACGTTGCTGGCCTCTTCAGTGCCTTGGTGCGAACGATCTCAGCATTCACCCTCTCCTTTTGTGGAAACAATGAGATCGACTTCATTTTCTGTGACCTTCCTCCTCTGTTAAAGCTGACCTGTGGGGAGAGCTACATCCAGGAACTGGTGATTATCGTGTTTGCCATTTTTGTCATCCCTGCTTGCATGGTGGTAATTGTGGTTTCCTACCTGTTCATCATTGTGGCCATTCTGAGGATGCCTTCGGCAGGAGGCCGGGCCAAGACCTTCTCAACCTGTGCCTCCCACCTCACTGCCGTGTCGCTCTTCTTTGGCACTCTCATCTTCATGTACCTGAGAGATAACTCTGGCCAGGCCTCCGAAAAGGATCGGGTAGTGTCTGTGTTCTACACAACAGTAATTCCCATGTTGAATCCCCTCATCTACAGCTTAAGGAACAAGGAAGTGAAGGAAGCACTAAGGAAAGTTCTCAGGAGGGTCAAAACTTCCTAA
- the LOC110555661 gene encoding olfactory receptor 9I1-like, protein MAYNGTGVTEFILMGFQLQAELQLSLFFMFLAFYLITVGGNLGMIMLIQSDPRLHTPMYFFLSHLSFLDICYSSVIVPQLLETLGTSRMVITYERCATQFFFFTLYASTECFLLAVMAYDRYVAVCRPLLYAMAMTPQTRLGLVAAAYSGAMVNTMVRTGCTFSISFCKSNEVDFFFCDLPPLLKLACSDTKSREQVIFFLAFLVITTSISVILISYLFIIGAILKIRTAGAKAKTFSTCASHMIAVTLFFGTLIFMYLKGNMGKSLWEDKIVSVFYTVVIPMLNPMIYSLRNKEVKEALKKAFKRIKVSQGK, encoded by the coding sequence ATGGCATACAATGGCACCGGGGTGACAGAGTTTATTCTCATGGGGTTCCAGCTTCAAGCCGAGCTGCAGTTGAGTCTCTTTTTCATGTTTCTGGCCTTTTATCTCATCACCGTGGGAGGAAACCTGGGCATGATCATGCTAATTCAGAGTGACCCTCGGCTCCACACACCTATGTACTTCTTCCTCAGTCACCTGTCCTTCCTGGACATTTGCTACTCATCTGTTATCGTGCCTCAGTTGCTGGAGACCTTGGGGACTAGCAGGATGGTCATCACCTATGAGCGCTGTGCCACCCAGTTCTTCTTTTTCACCTTGTATGCTAGCACCGAGTGCTTCCTTTTGGCCgtgatggcctatgaccgctacgTGGCTGTGTGCAGGCCCCTCCTCTATGCCATGGCCATGACACCACAGACTCGCCTGGGGCTGGTTGCTGCAGCATACTCTGGTGCCATGGTAAATACTATGGTCCGGACCGGGTGTACCTTTTCCATTAGCTTCTGTAAATCTAACGAGGttgatttcttcttttgtgaCCTCCCACCACTGCTGAAGCTTGCTTGTAGTGACACCAAATCACGGGAACAGGTGATCTTCTTCTTGGCTTTCTTGGTCATCACAACTAGTATTTCAGTGATTCTTATATCCTACCTATTCATTATTGGTGCTATTCTGAAGATTCGTACAGCAGGGGCCAAAGCCAAGACCTTCTCCACCTGTGCATCTCACATGATTGCAGTGACTCTGTTTTTTGGAACACTCATATTCATGTACTTGAAAGGCAACATGGGAAAATCTCTCTGGGAAGACAAGATTGTGTCTGTATTCTATACTGTGGTGATCCCTATGCTGAACCCAATGATCTATAGCCTGAGGAACAAGGAAGTGAAGGAGGCTCTGAAGAAAGCTTTCAAAAGAATTAAGGTTTCTCAAGGAAAGTAA